One region of Culex pipiens pallens isolate TS chromosome 2, TS_CPP_V2, whole genome shotgun sequence genomic DNA includes:
- the LOC120423922 gene encoding zinc finger protein 891-like, producing the protein MTFITEDKPAKPEPFCSFCLRERPQNVEFYKHVIGASQEMCGSLQSMLGYDFNLSNFAICKPCWKVIQLIQDFRLRCFKANEVVQRMTKGLSNDVDDGWFSAKNLATIENVRMGVQDQMRHIEKINVTRRTLLLDDSTEEIEDRQSSIEEESIESEITISETKIESSDDNVVTPVNTESIHQCTICFERLPSLDALSDHLLSHPTNDSVKCKMFCDMRFTSCEARAQHSRVCADRPRTCTVCGMLFPNRDMVRLHCKEAHPDESSFACGTCGKRFRRKGTQLTHERIAHTEYRRIYPCAVCGKMFGYQEQARAHAHQMHSKEIVSRSSLLEE; encoded by the coding sequence ATGACATTCATTACGGAAGACAAACCCGCCAAGCCGGAACCGTTCTGCTCGTTCTGCCTGCGGGAACGTCCTCAGAACGTCGAGTTCTACAAGCACGTCATCGGCGCATCCCAGGAAATGTGCGGATCGCTGCAATCGATGCTGGGCTACGACTTCAACCTGTCGAACTTTGCCATCTGCAAGCCCTGCTGGAAGGTGATCCAGCTCATCCAGGACTTTCGGCTGCGATGCTTCAAGGCGAACGAGGTCGTGCAGCGAATGACGAAGGGGTTGAGCAACGACGTCGACGACGGATGGTTCTCGGCGAAGAACCTGGCGACGATCGAGAACGTTAGGATGGGCGTTCAGGATCAGATGCGCCACATCGAGAAGATCAACGTTACGAGGAGGACGCTGCTGTTGGACGATTCTACGGAAGAAATCGAAGATCGTCAATCTTCGATTGAAGAAGAGTCAATCGAATCGGAAATTACTATTAGTGAAACAAAGATCGAATCTTCTGATGACAACGTCGTTACACCAGTCAACACTGAATCCATCCACCAGTGCACCATCTGCTTCGAGCGCCTTCCATCCCTTGATGCCCTGAGTGATCACCTTCTATCGCATCCCACCAACGATTCCGTGAAGTGTAAAATGTTTTGCGACATGCGTTTTACCAGTTGCGAAGCCAGGGCTCAACATTCGCGAGTTTGCGCCGATAGGCCGCGAACGTGTACGGTTTGTGGCATGTTATTTCCCAACAGGGATATGGTGCGCCTCCACTGCAAGGAAGCCCACCCGGATGAGAGCTCTTTTGCGTGTGGGACGTGTGGTAAACGCTTCCGGCGGAAGGGTACCCAGCTAACTCACGAACGGATTGCGCACACCGAATATCGACGGATTTATCCGTGCGCAGTGTGTGGCAAGATGTTTGGATACCAGGAGCAAGCTCGAGCACATGCTCAtcagatgcattcgaaagagaTTGTCTCCAGAAGTAGTCTTTTGGAAGAAtag